The following DNA comes from candidate division WOR-3 bacterium.
CGCTCAGGTAAAATAGATAAAGGAAACTCAATCTCTTTTATCCTTTCTGCTGAATCAAAATAAATTTCCCTTTTACCAGCACCTACCTTACCCATTAAAGGCAAATTTAAAAACTTTTCCTCTTCTAAAAAATAAGAAATACTTATTCCAAATATATCCGAAAGCTTTTTCAAATCAGAAAAAGAAGGCCTCCTTTCTCCCCTCTCCCACCTTGAAACCGTAAGCAACTTATAACCAAACAAAGAAGCAAACTCTTTCTGCGTCAGACCCTTATTTTCCCTCAATTCCTTTATTTTTTTCCCAATAATATCCATTCTTAATTATACCAAAAAAATTTAAATTTATCCAATTCGGATTAATTTGATTTATTTATCCAATTTGGATTAAAATTAAAATATGGAAAGAGTAAAAGTTATTTATACTGGTTTTCCTTCACCTGCAAGGGATTATGAAGAAAAGCCTCTTGATTTAAATAAATTTATAGTTTCAAATCCCTTTTCCACTTTTTTTATGAGAGTAGAAGAAGATTTTGAAAGGGAGGGTATTAAAAAGGGTGATATAATTGTTGTGGATGCATCAATTGAAAAATTTGAAAATAGGTTAATTGTAGCAGAATTTAAAGGTGATTTTGTAATAGGAAGAATTATAAAAGAAAAAGGTAAAAAATTTTTTATTTCAAAAAGTATAAAAGAAGAAATAGGAGAAAATATTGAGTTTGAAGTTTTTGGTGTTATAACTTTTCTAATAAGGAGGCTTTAAAATGGCTATAGGTGTTATTGATTGTGATAACTTTTATGTTTCCTGCGAAAGAATTTTTAGACCTGATCTTAAAAAAGTTCCCTGTATTGTTCTTTCAAATAACGATGGCTGCATAATAGCAAGGTCAAAGGAAGTTAAAGAAATGGGTATTCCAATGGGGGCTCCTTATTTTAAATATAAGAATTTAATTGAAAAAAATAATATCTTTTTATTCTCATCAAACTACACTTTATATGAAGAAATTTCAAATAGAGTAATGGGAATAATAAAAAGTTTTACAAAAAAAGTAGAAATATATTCTATTGATGAAGCCTTTATTGATCTTGAAGGAATTGAAAATAAAGAAGAGTTTGTAAAAAATATTAAAGAAAAAATTGAAAAATGGGTAAAGATTCCTGTTTCCATAGGAATAGGTGAAACAAAGGTTCTTGCAAAAATTGCTCTAAAATTTGCCAAAAAAGATGAAAATAAAAAAATTTTTAATATAATAAATCATCCTGAAAAAGATGAATTATTAAAGAAAATAGATGTGGAAGATATATGGGGAATAGGGCCTGTATCAGCAAAATTTTTAAGAGAAAAAGGAATTTTTAATGCCTATCAATTTAAAAATTTGAATGAGGAATGGATAAGAAAAAACCTCACTCTTAGAGGATTAAAAATACTTAAGGAAATTAAAGAAATAAAGTGTTTTGAAATAGAAGGAAATTTAGAAAGAAAGGGTATAAGTGCATCAAGAACTTTTGGAGAAAAAATAGAAAAATTTGAAGAACTAAAAGAGGCAATTACATATCTTATATCAGTTGCAGCAGAAAGATTAAGAAGCGAAAACCTTCTTGCCTCTAAACTTCATATCTTTATAATGAGCTCCCCCTTTGAAAAAAATTTTTATTTTAAAAATATGGGAATAAATTTACCTGCACCAACAGCTTATACACCAGACCTTGTTAAATTCAGTGAAAAAATTCTAAAAAAAATTTTCAAAGAAGGGATAAAATATAAAAAAGCGGGTATTTATTTTCACGGACTTATAAAAGACAATAAGAAAATCAAAAGTATATTTTCTGATAAATTTACTTTTACTGATAAAAAGAAAAATATAATTTCAACTGTAGATAAAATAAATAAAATATTCGGAAGAGAAACCATTTATCTTGCTGGTGAATTTATAACAAAAAAATGGGAGATGAAACAAATTTATAGATCAAAAAGATATACCACAAGATGGGAAGATATAAAAGGGGTAAAAGTTTTATAAATATTAAAAGGGACTCATTCCAAGAAAAAGACGAGAGACCAAACTGGCAGGTAAAAAAACTAAAATTTCAAATAAAGGTATTCTTAAAAAACTTGAAATAAATATAATTCCTGCAAGTAAAAAAAATCCATAGGGCTCAATTTCCTTATACCTTAATTTCCATTCAAAGGGTAAAAAAAGTATAAGAATTTTTGAACCATCTAAAGGAGGTATGGGCAATAAATTAAAAAAAGCAAGAATTAAGTTTATTACATAAGCTGAAAGAAAAATTTTATAAAGATAGAATAAAAAAAGAATTTCCGTAAAAGGAAAAAGAAAAAAAATTCTCAAAATCAGGGAAATTAGAAAAGCAAGAATTAAATTGGAAAAAGGACCAAAAATTGCAACCTTTGCCATATCCTTTTCAGGGTTTTTAAAATAATAGGGATCAACAGGAACAGGTTTTGCCCATCCAATATGAACAAGAAATAAAAA
Coding sequences within:
- a CDS encoding Y-family DNA polymerase, encoding MAIGVIDCDNFYVSCERIFRPDLKKVPCIVLSNNDGCIIARSKEVKEMGIPMGAPYFKYKNLIEKNNIFLFSSNYTLYEEISNRVMGIIKSFTKKVEIYSIDEAFIDLEGIENKEEFVKNIKEKIEKWVKIPVSIGIGETKVLAKIALKFAKKDENKKIFNIINHPEKDELLKKIDVEDIWGIGPVSAKFLREKGIFNAYQFKNLNEEWIRKNLTLRGLKILKEIKEIKCFEIEGNLERKGISASRTFGEKIEKFEELKEAITYLISVAAERLRSENLLASKLHIFIMSSPFEKNFYFKNMGINLPAPTAYTPDLVKFSEKILKKIFKEGIKYKKAGIYFHGLIKDNKKIKSIFSDKFTFTDKKKNIISTVDKINKIFGRETIYLAGEFITKKWEMKQIYRSKRYTTRWEDIKGVKVL
- a CDS encoding XRE family transcriptional regulator; its protein translation is MDIIGKKIKELRENKGLTQKEFASLFGYKLLTVSRWERGERRPSFSDLKKLSDIFGISISYFLEEEKFLNLPLMGKVGAGKREIYFDSAERIKEIEFPLSILPERIKKRILKNKEKFFVLEVSSDSMEPLINEGDFVVVERGEYTLGDIVLLRIGSTDYLLKRLIKRKNNFFLISENKKYGILKPDEETHIIGKVIFVLSLKFFD
- a CDS encoding site-2 protease family protein, with translation MFDIVNLLIFLPGILIALTIHEFSHALIAYKLGDPTAKFSGRLTLNPLSHIDPLGFIFLFLVHIGWAKPVPVDPYYFKNPEKDMAKVAIFGPFSNLILAFLISLILRIFFLFPFTEILFLFYLYKIFLSAYVINLILAFFNLLPIPPLDGSKILILFLPFEWKLRYKEIEPYGFFLLAGIIFISSFLRIPLFEILVFLPASLVSRLFLGMSPF
- a CDS encoding S24 family peptidase, whose amino-acid sequence is MERVKVIYTGFPSPARDYEEKPLDLNKFIVSNPFSTFFMRVEEDFEREGIKKGDIIVVDASIEKFENRLIVAEFKGDFVIGRIIKEKGKKFFISKSIKEEIGENIEFEVFGVITFLIRRL